From the Vibrio alginolyticus NBRC 15630 = ATCC 17749 genome, one window contains:
- the flhB gene encoding flagellar biosynthesis protein FlhB: MAESDGQERTEEATPRRLQQAREKGQVARSKELASASVLIVGAISLMWFGEALARSLFSIMSRLFDLQREEIFDTAKLFDIALGAMSDLLFPLFLVLATLFTAAMIGAAGVGGISFSAQAAMPKLSKMNPLSGLKRMVGMQSWVELIKSILKVVLVTGVAIYLIQASQADLIQLSMDVYPQNIFHALDILLNFILLISCSLLIVVAIDIPFQIWQHADQLKMTKQEVKDEYKETEGKPEVKGRIRMLQREAAQRRMMADVPQADVIVTNPEHFSVALRYKQKTDRAPVVIAKGTDHMAMKIREVAREHDITIVPAPPLARALYHTTELEQEIPDGLFTAVAQVLAFVFQLKQYRKRGGQRPKIQDYDLPIPPEHRH, from the coding sequence TTGGCAGAATCAGACGGTCAGGAACGCACCGAAGAAGCCACGCCCCGACGGTTACAACAAGCCAGAGAAAAGGGGCAGGTCGCTCGATCTAAAGAGCTTGCATCAGCATCTGTGCTGATCGTTGGCGCCATTTCATTGATGTGGTTTGGCGAGGCGTTAGCACGTTCATTGTTTTCCATCATGAGCCGTTTATTTGATCTTCAACGAGAAGAGATTTTCGATACTGCAAAACTGTTTGATATCGCTTTGGGCGCGATGAGTGATTTGTTGTTCCCACTATTTTTGGTGTTAGCGACATTGTTTACCGCCGCCATGATTGGAGCAGCAGGTGTGGGAGGAATCAGTTTTTCTGCCCAAGCGGCCATGCCCAAGCTGTCGAAAATGAATCCGCTTAGCGGCTTAAAGCGAATGGTTGGCATGCAAAGCTGGGTAGAGTTGATCAAATCAATCCTTAAAGTGGTTCTGGTCACTGGTGTCGCCATCTATTTGATCCAAGCATCACAGGCCGATCTGATTCAATTGAGCATGGATGTGTATCCGCAAAACATCTTCCATGCTTTAGATATTTTGCTGAACTTTATTTTGCTGATCAGTTGCTCGCTATTGATTGTGGTTGCCATCGATATTCCATTTCAAATTTGGCAGCACGCCGATCAGTTAAAAATGACCAAGCAAGAAGTCAAAGACGAATACAAAGAGACTGAAGGTAAGCCGGAAGTGAAAGGCCGTATTCGTATGTTGCAAAGGGAAGCGGCTCAACGTCGAATGATGGCGGACGTTCCTCAAGCTGATGTTATTGTTACTAACCCAGAGCACTTCTCGGTAGCGCTTCGTTATAAACAGAAGACAGACCGTGCGCCAGTCGTGATCGCTAAAGGTACTGACCACATGGCGATGAAGATTCGAGAAGTCGCCCGCGAACATGACATTACGATTGTGCCCGCACCACCTTTGGCTCGTGCGTTGTACCACACGACAGAGCTCGAGCAAGAGATCCCCGATGGGTTATTTACTGCCGTCGCTCAGGTTTTGGCATTTGTATTCCAATTGAAGCAATACCGAAAACGAGGTGGACAGCGCCCGAAAATTCAAGATTATGATTTGCCAATCCCGCCCGAGCACCGTCATTGA
- the fliR gene encoding flagellar biosynthetic protein FliR: MEYPTSVVLDWIANYFWPYVRISSMLMVMTVTGARFVSPRIRLYLGLAITFAVMPAIPAVPQDIELLSFRGFMTIAEQMIIGIAMGMVTQFMIQTFVLLGQILGMQSSLGFASMVDPANGQNTPLLGQLFMFLTTMFFLATDGHLKMLQLVVFSFKTLPIGSGSLNAVDFREMAGWLGIMFQTALSMSLSGIIALLTINLSFGVMTRAAPQLNIFSLGFAFALMVGLLLCWYILAGLYSHYEMFWTVGEAQICRLIRLEC; this comes from the coding sequence ATGGAGTACCCCACTAGCGTTGTCTTAGATTGGATCGCAAACTACTTCTGGCCCTATGTTCGTATCTCATCCATGTTGATGGTGATGACAGTAACCGGGGCCCGATTTGTTTCGCCAAGAATCCGCCTTTACCTCGGTTTAGCCATCACTTTCGCTGTCATGCCAGCTATCCCCGCCGTACCTCAAGACATTGAGCTACTCTCGTTTCGTGGCTTCATGACCATTGCCGAGCAAATGATCATCGGCATAGCGATGGGTATGGTTACTCAATTTATGATTCAAACCTTTGTCCTGCTGGGTCAAATATTGGGTATGCAATCAAGTTTGGGCTTTGCTTCTATGGTCGATCCCGCAAATGGTCAGAACACGCCATTGCTTGGTCAGTTATTCATGTTCTTAACGACAATGTTTTTCCTTGCCACCGATGGACACTTAAAAATGCTGCAATTGGTGGTGTTCAGTTTTAAAACTTTGCCGATTGGCTCCGGCTCGCTCAACGCGGTTGATTTCCGTGAAATGGCAGGCTGGCTTGGTATTATGTTCCAAACGGCATTGAGTATGTCTCTATCCGGCATTATTGCACTACTGACCATTAACTTGTCGTTTGGTGTAATGACCCGTGCCGCACCACAGCTGAATATCTTCTCGCTTGGTTTTGCTTTTGCTTTGATGGTGGGTCTATTACTTTGTTGGTACATACTGGCTGGTCTATACAGTCATTATGAAATGTTCTGGACAGTGGGTGAGGCGCAGATTTGTCGGCTCATTCGCTTGGAGTGCTAA
- the fliQ gene encoding flagellar biosynthesis protein FliQ: MTPEMFVELFREALWMVLIMVCAIIIPSLLIGLVVAIFQAATSINEQTLSFLPRLIVTLLALMLFGHWMTQMLMEYFYGLIERLPQVLY; encoded by the coding sequence ATGACACCAGAAATGTTTGTCGAGCTTTTCCGTGAAGCACTTTGGATGGTGCTTATCATGGTCTGCGCTATTATCATCCCAAGCTTGCTTATCGGCCTTGTAGTCGCGATTTTTCAAGCTGCGACATCCATCAACGAACAAACGTTGAGCTTCTTACCGCGTTTGATTGTCACGCTTTTGGCCCTGATGCTGTTTGGGCATTGGATGACGCAAATGTTGATGGAATATTTCTATGGCTTGATTGAACGCTTACCTCAGGTGCTTTATTAG
- the fliP gene encoding flagellar type III secretion system pore protein FliP (The bacterial flagellar biogenesis protein FliP forms a type III secretion system (T3SS)-type pore required for flagellar assembly.) gives MTKGNPIRLLLSTLLLFVGVLFSSFTFAEAEESALPDNLADGSSVTVQAMQSDTGASRAMSVSSGGGIPAFTMTTNPDGSEDYSVTLQILALMTMLGFLPAMVILMTSFTRIVVVMSILRQAMGLQQTPSNQVIIGIALFLTFFVMSPVLNEINDKAVQPYLNEQVTAREAFDAAQAPMKAFMLKQTRIKDLETFVTMSGEQVENPEDVSMAVLIPAFITSELKTAFQIGFMLFLPFLIIDLVVASVLMAMGMMMLSPMIVSLPFKLMLFVLVDGWNLILSTLAGSFAL, from the coding sequence ATGACAAAGGGTAATCCAATTCGTTTGCTCCTGAGTACGTTGTTACTTTTTGTCGGCGTGCTGTTTTCTTCATTTACCTTTGCTGAAGCAGAGGAGTCAGCGCTGCCAGATAACTTAGCCGATGGAAGTAGTGTTACAGTTCAGGCTATGCAAAGTGATACTGGTGCTAGCCGTGCTATGTCCGTTTCTAGTGGCGGTGGTATTCCAGCATTCACCATGACCACGAACCCTGATGGCAGTGAAGACTACTCGGTTACACTACAAATTTTAGCGTTAATGACCATGCTTGGCTTCTTGCCTGCCATGGTGATTCTGATGACCTCGTTCACTCGAATTGTGGTGGTGATGTCGATATTGCGTCAGGCAATGGGTTTGCAACAAACGCCTTCTAATCAGGTTATTATTGGTATTGCGCTGTTTTTGACCTTTTTTGTTATGTCCCCTGTCCTGAACGAAATCAACGACAAAGCTGTTCAGCCTTATTTGAACGAGCAAGTCACGGCGCGAGAAGCGTTTGATGCTGCACAAGCGCCAATGAAAGCATTTATGCTTAAGCAGACCCGAATCAAAGACTTGGAGACGTTCGTAACCATGTCAGGAGAGCAAGTCGAGAATCCAGAAGATGTGTCGATGGCGGTGTTGATTCCGGCTTTTATCACCTCAGAGCTAAAAACTGCATTCCAAATTGGCTTTATGCTCTTCTTGCCGTTTTTGATTATTGACCTTGTAGTCGCTTCGGTACTGATGGCAATGGGTATGATGATGTTGTCACCAATGATTGTTTCGTTGCCGTTCAAGTTGATGTTGTTCGTATTGGTCGATGGTTGGAACTTGATACTCTCGACACTTGCGGGCAGCTTTGCCCTTTAG
- the fliO gene encoding flagellar biosynthetic protein FliO produces the protein MSRSIKMRLKQITGALSLILSAPYAFAAAPNNLDLATTLGSLVLVIGVILLLAWLLKRMQVPAMGQQKGLRIVSQLPVGTKERIAVVQVGEEQFLVGITSQSIQTLAKLDKPLKEEELATNAFATQFSQLIKKHDKG, from the coding sequence ATGAGTCGTTCAATCAAAATGCGATTGAAGCAAATCACTGGAGCACTGAGCTTAATACTAAGTGCTCCTTATGCATTTGCTGCCGCACCAAATAATCTAGATCTTGCGACGACACTTGGCTCGCTTGTGCTTGTAATCGGCGTGATTCTTTTGCTGGCTTGGTTGCTGAAACGTATGCAAGTGCCAGCGATGGGACAACAAAAGGGCTTGCGTATAGTGAGTCAGTTGCCAGTGGGTACAAAAGAAAGAATCGCAGTAGTTCAAGTGGGTGAAGAACAGTTTTTGGTTGGGATTACTAGCCAATCGATCCAAACTTTAGCCAAGTTAGATAAGCCACTGAAAGAGGAAGAGTTGGCGACCAATGCTTTTGCGACTCAATTTAGCCAGCTGATCAAAAAACATGACAAAGGGTAA
- the fliN gene encoding flagellar motor switch protein FliN: MEPSDDQKLADEWAAALGEDPSAPSVDVDEVLAAPLEELKDTSSPISEDERRKLDTIMDIPVTISMEVGRSQISIRNLLQLNQGSVVELDRLAGESLDVLVNGTLIAHGEVVVVNDKFGIRLTDVISQTERIKKLR, encoded by the coding sequence ATGGAACCAAGTGACGATCAAAAGCTAGCAGACGAATGGGCAGCCGCTCTTGGCGAAGACCCGTCTGCCCCTTCTGTAGACGTAGATGAAGTATTGGCTGCGCCACTGGAAGAGCTAAAAGACACTTCAAGCCCAATTAGCGAAGATGAGCGTCGTAAACTCGACACTATTATGGATATCCCGGTGACGATTTCGATGGAAGTCGGTCGTTCTCAAATTAGCATTCGGAACCTGTTGCAGCTTAACCAAGGTTCGGTTGTTGAATTGGATCGTCTAGCCGGTGAGTCGCTCGACGTATTGGTTAACGGTACTTTGATTGCTCACGGCGAAGTCGTGGTCGTCAACGATAAGTTTGGTATCCGTTTGACGGATGTGATCAGCCAAACTGAACGAATTAAGAAGCTGCGTTAA
- the fliM gene encoding flagellar motor switch protein FliM, translating into MTDLLSQDEIDALLHGVDDVDDVDEPIENDTEGAVNFDFSSQDRIVRGRMPTLELINERFARHMRISLFNMLRKTAEVSINGVQMMKFGEYQNTLYVPTSLNMVRFRPLKGTALITMEARLVFILVENFFGGDGRFHAKIEGREFTPTERRIIQLLLKIVFEDYKEAWSPVMGVEFEYLDSEVNPSMANIVSPTEVIVVSSFHIEVDGGGGDFHVVMPYSMVEPIRELLDAGVQSDKMETDVRWSSALREEIMDCPVNFRVNLLEKDISLRDLMELQPGDIIPIEMPEHATMFVEDLPTYRVKMGRSEDKLAVQISEEIERPHVVKTDLAFLGKDIMSELESEDDIDH; encoded by the coding sequence GTGACCGATCTATTAAGCCAAGACGAAATTGATGCGCTATTGCATGGGGTTGACGATGTTGATGACGTCGATGAACCGATAGAAAACGACACTGAGGGCGCCGTCAATTTTGATTTCTCGTCGCAAGACAGAATCGTACGTGGTCGAATGCCGACGCTCGAACTTATCAACGAGCGCTTCGCACGGCACATGCGTATTAGTCTGTTTAATATGCTGCGTAAAACGGCAGAGGTGTCGATCAATGGCGTGCAGATGATGAAGTTTGGTGAATACCAGAACACATTGTACGTGCCAACCAGTTTGAACATGGTGCGTTTTCGTCCGTTAAAAGGCACTGCGTTGATCACCATGGAGGCTCGTTTAGTCTTTATTCTGGTAGAAAACTTCTTTGGCGGTGATGGTCGATTCCACGCCAAAATAGAAGGCCGTGAATTTACCCCAACGGAACGCCGCATCATTCAGTTGTTACTGAAAATTGTATTTGAAGATTATAAAGAAGCGTGGTCGCCAGTGATGGGGGTAGAGTTCGAATATCTCGACTCTGAAGTAAACCCAAGCATGGCAAACATTGTCAGCCCGACAGAAGTGATTGTCGTGAGTTCATTCCATATAGAAGTTGACGGCGGTGGCGGCGATTTTCATGTCGTTATGCCTTACTCCATGGTTGAGCCTATCCGTGAACTATTGGATGCAGGTGTTCAGTCCGACAAGATGGAAACGGACGTTCGCTGGAGCTCAGCACTACGTGAAGAGATCATGGATTGTCCGGTTAACTTCCGTGTGAACTTGCTCGAAAAAGACATTTCTTTGCGTGATCTCATGGAGCTGCAACCGGGCGATATCATCCCGATTGAAATGCCAGAACATGCGACGATGTTTGTAGAAGACCTACCGACCTATCGCGTAAAAATGGGTCGTTCGGAAGATAAATTAGCGGTGCAAATTTCTGAGGAAATTGAGCGCCCACATGTCGTCAAAACAGATTTAGCTTTCTTAGGTAAAGACATCATGTCCGAGCTTGAGAGTGAAGACGATATAGACCATTAA
- the fliL gene encoding flagellar basal body-associated protein FliL — MAEEQLQGADAPKGKSKLLIIIIAVVVLLLGGGAAAFFLMGSDEPAQAESSQQAQVKASDAAPIAYVNLPQAFVFNVTGDSRDRLVQIKAQLMVRGAENEELARYHSPLIESSMLSTFASATVDQLRSPTGRVELRDRASEDIKAALNAAVGKPVIEKVLFTDFVIQ; from the coding sequence ATGGCAGAAGAACAGTTACAAGGGGCCGATGCGCCGAAAGGAAAAAGCAAGTTACTTATCATCATCATCGCTGTTGTAGTATTACTACTTGGTGGCGGGGCAGCGGCATTTTTTCTAATGGGCTCTGATGAACCTGCTCAGGCTGAGTCGTCTCAACAGGCTCAAGTGAAGGCATCGGATGCTGCGCCCATCGCGTATGTGAATCTTCCTCAGGCATTTGTATTTAACGTTACTGGGGATAGCCGCGATAGGTTGGTTCAAATTAAAGCGCAGTTAATGGTTCGCGGTGCAGAAAATGAAGAGTTGGCGCGGTATCATTCGCCACTGATTGAAAGCTCTATGCTATCAACGTTTGCTTCCGCGACGGTTGATCAATTGCGCTCTCCTACAGGACGAGTGGAATTGCGCGATCGTGCTTCCGAAGATATCAAAGCAGCGCTGAATGCTGCGGTCGGTAAGCCAGTGATTGAAAAAGTACTGTTTACAGATTTTGTTATTCAATAG